From the genome of Thermaerobacter marianensis DSM 12885:
CCGGACCCGCGGGCCCACCGCGGGGTACGGCCAGGCGGGTGCGGACGCCACGCCAACCTGCCCGCGGGGGAGGGCGCCGCGGCTCGCCGCCGTCCCCCGCCGGTTTCACTGCCGGGCGCGCCGCAGGGCGCGGGCGTGGGCTTCGAGGGTGAAGTCGATGTCCTGGTCCGTGTGGGCCAGGGAGACGAAGGCCGCCTCGAAGGCCGACGGCGGCAGGTACACGCCCTCCCGCAGCATGCCGTGGAAGTAGCGGGCGTAGAAGGCGGCATCGGCCCGGCGCACCTCGTCGAGGTTGCGCAGTGGCCCCGGATGGAAGAACCCGGTCCACATGGAACCCACCCGCTGCAGGCAGTAGGGCACGCCCTGGGCCCGCGCTTCGGCCTCCAGCCCCGCCGCCAGCCGCGCCGCCTGGCGCTCCAGGCGCTGGTAGGTGCCCGGCTGGCGCAGCACCTCCAGGGTGGCCAGGCCCGCGGCCATGGCCAGGGGGTTGCCGGAGAGGGTGCCCGCCTGGTAGACCGGGCCCGCCGGCGCCACCCGCTCCATGATCTCCGCCCGGCCGCCGTAGGCGCCCACGGGCAGCCCGCCGCCGATGATCTTGCCCAGGCACGTCAGGTCGGGCTCGACGCCCAAGAGCGCCTGGGCCCCGCCGTACGCCACCCGGAACCCCGTGATGACCTCGTCGAAGATCAGCAGCGCCCCGGCTTCCCGGGTCAGCCGCCGCAGGGTGGGAAGGAAGTCCGGCAGGGGCGGGACCACGCCCATGTTGCCGGCGATGGGCTCGACGATCACCGCGGCCACGGTCTCGCCATGTCGCGCAAAGAGCGCCTCGACCGCTTCCACATCGTTGTACGGAAGAACCCAGGTGTCCCCGGCGGCCCCCGCCGTCACCCCGGGGGAGCCCGGCAAGCCCAGGGTGAGCACCCCGGAGCCCGCCTCGACCAGCAGGCTGTCGGCGTGGCCGTGGTAGCAACCGGCGAACTTGACGATCTTGTCCCGCCCCGTGTACGCCCGGGCCAGGCGCAGGGCGCTCATCGTCGCCTCGGTGCCGGAGTTGACGAAGCGAACCCGCTCCATGGAGGGAATGGCCGCGCGGATGGCCTCGGCCAGGGCCAGTTCGACCTCGGTGGGGGCGCCGTAGGCGGTGCCCAGGAGTGCCCGCTGCTGGACGGCCTCCACCACCGCCGGGTGGGCGTGGCCGAGGATCAGCGGCCCCCAGGCCATGACGTAGTCCACGTAGCGGACGCCGTCCACGTCCGTCAGGTAGGGCCCCTTGGCCCGGTCGATGAAGCGAGGCGTGCCGCCCACGGCGGCAAAGGCCCGGACCGGGCTGCTCACCCCGCCGGGCAACAGCTGGCGCGCCCGCTCCCAAAGCTCCCGGGACCGGGCGGTCCGGCGCTCGTCCCCTGCGTCCATCGGCGCCCTCCTTTCGCCATGATGAATGGTACAATGACCCCGGTTCGTCTGCCAGGTCACCGGGAGGAGGGCACCCCGTGGAGGTCAACTGGAACCCCATCTTGATCCAGATCGGCCCGCTGGCCATCCGCTGGTACGGCTTCTTCATGGCCGTCTCCATGGCCGCCGGCCTGTACGTGCTGGTGCGGGACGGGACGCGGCGGGGCTACGACGAGGACTTCCTCTACAACGTCAGCGCCCTGATGATCGTCGGAGGCATCGTGGGAGCGCGGCTGGTGTACGTCCTGACCAACCCCGGCGACTACTTCGTCCCCGGCCGCTACGGCGAGATCATCCGGGTCGATCACGGCGGCCTGTCGCTCCACGGCGCGCTGGCGGGCGGGGCGCTGGCAGGCTGGTGGTACGTGCGCCGCCGCCTTCCGGGGTCGCCCTGGGCCCACTTCCAGCGGCTTTTGGACCTGGCGGTGCCGGGCGTGGCCATCGGCTACATGCTGGTGCGCATCGGCAACCTGTTCAACGGCGAGGTGCTGGGCAACTTCACCACGGCCCTGCCCTTCCCGCGCCACCCCGTGCAGCTGTATGCCTCGGCAGCGGGTCTCGGCCTGCTTCTGCTGCACAACCGGCTGGCGCGGCGCCGGCCGCCGGCGGGTTACCTGTTCTGGAGCTTCCTCTATTACTACCAGTGGTGGCGGGTGGTGGTCGAGGAGACGGTGCGGGATGCCCCCATCGCCGTACCGGTCTACAGCAATTCCGCCTACGGCATCGAGCTCCTGACGGTGACCCAGGTGACCACCTGGCCGCTGCTGGTGCTGGCCTGGTGGCTGCGCCGGCGGGCCCTGGCCGCCGGCATCGATCCCGAGTGGCGGCACGCGCCCGCAGAGGACGAGGGCGGAACGGGGGACCGGGACGGCGCAGGGGACCAGACCGAAGCGCAGGAGCCTGCCGCCGCCGGGAAGGACGCCGCCGCGCCCGCGGGCGGTGAGGGCGAGCGTTCGGCTTCGGGCGGACGACGGGAAGCCGGGCCCCGCGAGCCGGGCCTTTGACCTCGCATCGCCCTCCCTGGCGTGGTCATTCCTCCAGCCCGTCCCCGCCGTTGCCGGTGCCGGGTTCGGAAGCGGGCGCCGCCTGCGCCGCACCCGGTCCGTGGGCGGCCGGCGGCCCCTCCGCGGCGCCGCCCGGAGCGGGAAGGTCCCACGGCGCCGGCGGGGTGGAACGGGACGTGCGGGTCCGGCCAGCCGGGCGGGGATAGGCGGCCGTCCCGCGGCGACGGCTGCCGGCGCCGTCCCGCGCCCTGCGCGTCAAGCCCACCCGGTCCAGGAACTCCGCCACCGCCTCCACCTGGCGGTCGTCCAGCGCCGCCAGGCGCTCGCACGCCTCGGCCAGGGCAGGCCGGTCCAGGAGCTGGCGGGCCAGGGCCGCCAGCTTGGGCGGGAGCACCGTCTCCAGCGCCAGCTCGTCGGTGAGGAAGACCGTGACGGGCACCTCGTAGAGGGCCGCCAGTTCCCGCAGGACGTCCAGGCTGGGCTGCCGCTCGTTGCGCTCGTACTTGCTGATGGTGGTGAAGTGCATCCCCGTCCGCCGCTCCACCTCGTAGATGCTGAGGTTCCGGCTCTCGCGGATCCGGCGGAGGCGGCCACCCAGGTCGTCCACGGCGGTCACTCCAGGCCTTGGTCCAGGGTTTGGCTCCAGGATGCCGGCTGGCAAAGGGGACCGCCGGCACGGCCCGTTCGGGCCCCAGGCAGGCGGTCCTTGCCATCCATTCCGGTTGGGCAGGGCGCTTCCTATAGCCGGAACGGATACACACGGGCGGGTTGTAGCCGCCATGACGCCACCGGCCCCGGCGGGCCGCGGCGCCGGGCCGGCAGGGATGGTCGCCCGCGTTGTCTAAGGGGTTGCGCGGCCCCGGCCTGCCGGTCGGGGATTCCAGCACCCCCGCCGCTCCCTGGGGTGTATCGGGCAACCGGGGCCTTTGGCAAGGTATCGGCGGAAGGAGGATGGGTTTCATGGCGGTGCCGGAGTTCCGCAACGAGCCGCTGACGGACTTCTCGCAGCCGGCCGCGCGCCAGGCCATGACCGAGGCCCTGGCTCGGGTGCGGTCGGAATTCGGCCGCCACTACCCGCTGTGGATCGGCGGCCGCGCCGTGGACACGCCGGAACGCATCGTCTCCTACAACCCGGGGCGGAAGACGGAAGTGGTGGGCACGGTGGCCAAGGCCACCCGCGAGCACGCCGAACAGGCCCTGGCGGCTGCATGGGAGGCCTTCGGCGAGTGGAGCCGGCTGCCCGCGGCGGCTCGCGCGGCCGTGCTCTTCCGGGCCGCCGCCATCATGCGCCGGCGCAAGCTGGAGCTGGCGGCCTGGGAAGTCTACGAGGCGGGGAAGACCTGGCCCGAGGCCGACGCCGACGTGGCCGAGGCCATCGACTTCCTGGAGTACTACGGCCGGCAGGCGCTGCGGCTGGCCGAGCCCCAGCCGGTGACGCCGCTGCCCGGCGAGTTCAACGAGACCTTCTACATCCCCCTGGGCGCCGGGCTGGTGGTGCCGCCATGGAACTTCCCCCTGGCCATCCTAACCGGGACCACGGTGGGCCCGGTGGTGGCCGGCAATACCGTGATCCTCAAGCCCGCCAGCAACACGCCGGTGATCGGCGCCAAGTTCATGGAGATCATGATCGAGGCCGGCATCCCGGCGGGCGTGATCAACTTCCTGCCCGGCCCCGGCCCCGAGGTGGGCGATTACCTGGTGGCCCACCCGCGCATCCGGTTCATCAACTTCACCGGGTCCATGGAGGTCGGCCTGCGCATCTACGAGCAGGCGGCGCGCCGGCAACCCGGCCAGATCTGGCTGAAGCGGGTCGTGGCCGAGATGGGCGGCAAGGACGCCATCATCGTCGACGACAGCGCCGACCTGGAGGACGCCGCCAACGGCATCGTGGTCTCCGCCTTCGGCTTCCAGGGGCAGAAGTGCTCGGCCTGCTCGCGGGCCATCGTGGTCGACAGTGTCTACGACGAGGTCCTGCGCCGGGTGGTGGAGAAGACCCAGCAGCTGCGGGTCGGCCAGGCGGACGACCCCGAGACCCAGGTCGGGCCCGTGATCGACCAGGCCGCCTTCCAGAAGATCATGCGCTACATCGAGATCGGCCGCGGCGAGGGCCGGCTGGTGGCCGGCGGCCAGGGGGACGACCGGGAGGGCTACTTCATCCAGCCCACCATCTTCGCCGACGTGGACGGCCGCGCCACCATCGCCCAGGAGGAGATCTTCGGGCCCGTGGTCGCCTTCATTCGCGCCCGGGACTTCGACCACGCCCTGGCCCTGGCCAACGACACCCAGTACGGCCTGACGGGGTCGGTGTACGCCCGCGACCGGTACAAGCTGGAGCGGGCCAAGCGGGAGTTCCACGTGGGCAACCTGTACTTCAACCGCAAGTGCACCGGCGCCCTGGTGGGCGTGCACCCCTTCGGCGGGTGGAACATGTCGGGCACCGACGCCAAGGCGGGCGGGCCGGACTACCTGCTCTGGTTCCTCCAGCCCAAGGCCGTGTCGGAGAAGCTGTAACCGGCGCTGCCACCGGCACCGCGGCACCCGAACCGGGTGCGATGAACGCCGGAGACGGCCCCGGCCGCCCGGACCGGTGGCGACGAGCCCAGGGGGCCGCACCGGCTGCCCCAACGGTCGGCTACGAAGCCAGGGGGCGGCACCGGCCCGGCCGAACGCCGGGTTCGGGGCCGCCCCTTCTGGGTTCTTCCGTTGCCTTTTGACGCTGGGAACGGCAACCGCCTATAATGTCAATAACAGTTGTATTTTTAGAATGGCTATCGAATCGGTGGCCGAGCCGGGGGTGGCGTTGCCCCCGCCGACGCATGGGGTGAGCCCGGTGACCATCCGCAGGATCCTGGAAACCCTGGCCCAGCACCGGTACCGGCTGACCTGGCAGCGCTGGGCCGTGGCAGCGGCCGTGGTGGTCAACCAGGACCGGCTGCTGACGGCGGAAGAGCTGTATTCGCAGCTCAAGAAGGACTACCCCGACATCGGCCTGGCCACGGTCTACCGGACCCTGGACCTTCTGGTGGAACTCGGGCTGGTGGACCGCGTCCAGGTGGGCGAGGGCCCGACCAAGTACGGCCTGCGCAACGCCGACGTGGAGATCCGCCAGCAGCTGGTGTGCGAGTGCTGCGGGGAAGTGGCACCCCTGGACGACCGGCAGCTGGAGTCCCTGTGCAAGCACCTGTCCCACGTCAGCGGCTACCAGATCTCCGAGATCGAGGTGAGGGTCACCGGCATCTGCCCGCGCTGCCGGGCGGCCGCGCGGGGCGAGGGCCAGGCTGTCGGGAGGCCGGCCGCTGGGACGGCCCGGCCCGCGGCTGCGGCTGCGGACGAACCGGCCGCTACGCCGGCCCGGCAGGCCCGGTGACGCACGGGTCCGCGGGATCCCCACGATCCCCACAGGCGCACGCGCGGGCCCACCGGTCACAGAAACCGGTCACAGAAGTGGAAGAAGGAGCCGGGTTCGCCGGCTCCTTGTCTTTCCCCTTCTCACCTTGCGCGGCCGGCACCGGACGGGGAACGGGACCCGACGGCCACGACCCGGCGTCCCGATCCACCTGCCACGCCACGGCGCCCGGTTACGACGCCGATGCCAGGCGCGGGATCTCCTCCACGGGGAACTCCAGCTCGATCAGCTCGCCGCCGCGGAGGACGGTCAGGCGCGCCCGCTCCCCCGGCCGGCGGTACGCCAGGACCTTGCGGATGCTGCCGGCGTGCACCACGGGCTGGTCGTCGGCGCGCACCACCATGTCGAAGGGCTTGATCCCGGCCCGCTTGCCGGGTCCGTTGTCGGCCACGTGCCCGACCACCAGGCCGCGGTCCACCGGCAGGGCAAAGAGCTGGGCCAGGGCCGGGTCGACGACCTCGGGCTGGCCGGAGAAACCCAGCCACGGATGGGTGGCGCGGCCGAACTCGATGATCTGGTTGACGACGCGCCGCACCACGTCGCCCTGCACCGCCAGATTCATCCCGTGGGACCAGGGGATGCCGTTGATCCCGGCCACCGTCCCGTCCAGCATGACCAGCGGGCCGCCGGTGTTCCCGGGGTGCATGGGCGCCTGGGTGACGATGAGGCCGTCCACCGGGATGCGGTCGGGCCGGTACAGGGTCATGTCCACGGTGCTGATGATGCCGAAGGTGGCGTTGATCTGCAGGTTCAGGGGATACCCGACGGCCACCACGAACTGGCCCACCTGCAGCTCGGCCGTCGGGCGCCAGACAGGCAGGGGCCCGGGGAAGCGCTCGGCCAGCCGCAACACGGCGATGAAGTACACGGGGTCGCTCCCCACCACCGAGGCGTCCACCTTGGCCCCGCCAGGCAGGGTCACCACCACCTCGGCAGCGTCATCCACCGTCTGGGCGTTGCAGATGACGTGCCAGTGGTCGAAGACCACGCCCGTCCCGAAGGCCGTACTCTGCCGCTTGCGGTCGGTCCCCGCCACGTGGACCAGGAAAGGCCGCACCCGCTCCAGGACATCGACAATGGCCGTTTCCCATCCGAAAGGTTGGAGCATGGCGATCGCCTCAGACTGGGATGAGCCCGGCGGTGGCCGGGCCAGCCGAGATGGTTGACGATGGATTCGACGATGGTTTCATAATCGGATTATCGCACGGCCGGCGGCCGCGGGCGATGTCCCGCGGCCGCCGCGGGAGCCACCGGCGCGCACGACCTTGGCGCGGCACCAGCGCGTCCGACCGGCGCACGGCGTGGCTGCGCGCGCACGTCCGGCGCGGCATCCGTCGCGTACCCGTCCCATGAACCAAGAAGGCGGCGCCGGGCCTGTCTTGCACCGGTCACCGCCTCGGATGTGCGCCCGGCAGGAATCGAACCTGCGCAAGACGTGGCTCCGGAGGCCACCGCTCTATCCGCTGAGCTACGGGCGCATGCGGGAGCGCTCCACGCGCTCGTTGCACGACTCATTATATCCCGGAAACGCGTCCGTGCCAAGGGCCCGGGTGCCGAGGGCCACCATGCGGGCGGCTGCGTGCTGCCGAAGGCCCGGATGTCCGTACATACCGCGGGGTCGTCCAGCGCCTGCACCTCCACCACCAACGTAAGGCAGGGGACCAGCACCCGGGGCAGGGACACGGCGGCCCGCCGCCGAATTTTGGATGTTAGCGCACCATCTTGGCCAACGGGCGGCAGCGCGTGGGGGACGCGCTCGGCCC
Proteins encoded in this window:
- the hemL gene encoding glutamate-1-semialdehyde 2,1-aminomutase, whose protein sequence is MDAGDERRTARSRELWERARQLLPGGVSSPVRAFAAVGGTPRFIDRAKGPYLTDVDGVRYVDYVMAWGPLILGHAHPAVVEAVQQRALLGTAYGAPTEVELALAEAIRAAIPSMERVRFVNSGTEATMSALRLARAYTGRDKIVKFAGCYHGHADSLLVEAGSGVLTLGLPGSPGVTAGAAGDTWVLPYNDVEAVEALFARHGETVAAVIVEPIAGNMGVVPPLPDFLPTLRRLTREAGALLIFDEVITGFRVAYGGAQALLGVEPDLTCLGKIIGGGLPVGAYGGRAEIMERVAPAGPVYQAGTLSGNPLAMAAGLATLEVLRQPGTYQRLERQAARLAAGLEAEARAQGVPYCLQRVGSMWTGFFHPGPLRNLDEVRRADAAFYARYFHGMLREGVYLPPSAFEAAFVSLAHTDQDIDFTLEAHARALRRARQ
- a CDS encoding prolipoprotein diacylglyceryl transferase; its protein translation is MEVNWNPILIQIGPLAIRWYGFFMAVSMAAGLYVLVRDGTRRGYDEDFLYNVSALMIVGGIVGARLVYVLTNPGDYFVPGRYGEIIRVDHGGLSLHGALAGGALAGWWYVRRRLPGSPWAHFQRLLDLAVPGVAIGYMLVRIGNLFNGEVLGNFTTALPFPRHPVQLYASAAGLGLLLLHNRLARRRPPAGYLFWSFLYYYQWWRVVVEETVRDAPIAVPVYSNSAYGIELLTVTQVTTWPLLVLAWWLRRRALAAGIDPEWRHAPAEDEGGTGDRDGAGDQTEAQEPAAAGKDAAAPAGGEGERSASGGRREAGPREPGL
- a CDS encoding helix-turn-helix domain-containing protein, encoding MDDLGGRLRRIRESRNLSIYEVERRTGMHFTTISKYERNERQPSLDVLRELAALYEVPVTVFLTDELALETVLPPKLAALARQLLDRPALAEACERLAALDDRQVEAVAEFLDRVGLTRRARDGAGSRRRGTAAYPRPAGRTRTSRSTPPAPWDLPAPGGAAEGPPAAHGPGAAQAAPASEPGTGNGGDGLEE
- the pruA gene encoding L-glutamate gamma-semialdehyde dehydrogenase, with amino-acid sequence MAVPEFRNEPLTDFSQPAARQAMTEALARVRSEFGRHYPLWIGGRAVDTPERIVSYNPGRKTEVVGTVAKATREHAEQALAAAWEAFGEWSRLPAAARAAVLFRAAAIMRRRKLELAAWEVYEAGKTWPEADADVAEAIDFLEYYGRQALRLAEPQPVTPLPGEFNETFYIPLGAGLVVPPWNFPLAILTGTTVGPVVAGNTVILKPASNTPVIGAKFMEIMIEAGIPAGVINFLPGPGPEVGDYLVAHPRIRFINFTGSMEVGLRIYEQAARRQPGQIWLKRVVAEMGGKDAIIVDDSADLEDAANGIVVSAFGFQGQKCSACSRAIVVDSVYDEVLRRVVEKTQQLRVGQADDPETQVGPVIDQAAFQKIMRYIEIGRGEGRLVAGGQGDDREGYFIQPTIFADVDGRATIAQEEIFGPVVAFIRARDFDHALALANDTQYGLTGSVYARDRYKLERAKREFHVGNLYFNRKCTGALVGVHPFGGWNMSGTDAKAGGPDYLLWFLQPKAVSEKL
- a CDS encoding Fur family transcriptional regulator; amino-acid sequence: MTIRRILETLAQHRYRLTWQRWAVAAAVVVNQDRLLTAEELYSQLKKDYPDIGLATVYRTLDLLVELGLVDRVQVGEGPTKYGLRNADVEIRQQLVCECCGEVAPLDDRQLESLCKHLSHVSGYQISEIEVRVTGICPRCRAAARGEGQAVGRPAAGTARPAAAAADEPAATPARQAR
- a CDS encoding S1C family serine protease; protein product: MLQPFGWETAIVDVLERVRPFLVHVAGTDRKRQSTAFGTGVVFDHWHVICNAQTVDDAAEVVVTLPGGAKVDASVVGSDPVYFIAVLRLAERFPGPLPVWRPTAELQVGQFVVAVGYPLNLQINATFGIISTVDMTLYRPDRIPVDGLIVTQAPMHPGNTGGPLVMLDGTVAGINGIPWSHGMNLAVQGDVVRRVVNQIIEFGRATHPWLGFSGQPEVVDPALAQLFALPVDRGLVVGHVADNGPGKRAGIKPFDMVVRADDQPVVHAGSIRKVLAYRRPGERARLTVLRGGELIELEFPVEEIPRLASAS